In one Cloacibacillus porcorum genomic region, the following are encoded:
- a CDS encoding YrbL family protein → MLYLKELIGSGSVRDCYLQPCDQNKCVKVVKKQSNLPELEREIKIAKLVYPFLKEFIVDYEDSLTDTNKGAGLVCGLVKNDDDGLPAQPLIKYLHSGGNITDIKDEIDNLMSTIISCGLFFYDFNWGNFVVRNCEKAKRFFFIDLKGLHKNGYLGYLKMERSIAPLARIIMFRRIRRFYREIGLTFPFEILCREKMFSSVLVKVRLR, encoded by the coding sequence ATGTTATATCTAAAAGAATTAATCGGTAGTGGTAGTGTACGAGATTGTTATCTACAGCCATGCGATCAAAATAAATGTGTTAAAGTTGTGAAAAAACAGTCTAATCTTCCAGAGCTTGAAAGAGAAATAAAAATAGCGAAACTCGTATACCCCTTTCTTAAAGAATTTATCGTTGACTATGAAGATAGTCTTACCGATACCAATAAAGGGGCAGGACTTGTCTGCGGCCTTGTTAAAAACGATGATGACGGTCTCCCCGCGCAGCCACTTATAAAATATTTGCATTCTGGTGGTAACATCACAGATATCAAAGATGAGATAGACAATCTAATGAGCACAATCATATCATGTGGCCTCTTTTTTTATGACTTCAACTGGGGTAATTTTGTTGTTAGAAACTGCGAAAAGGCAAAAAGATTTTTCTTCATAGATCTGAAAGGTTTACATAAAAACGGCTATCTTGGCTACTTGAAAATGGAGCGTAGCATCGCCCCGTTAGCACGAATCATAATGTTTCGAAGAATACGCAGATTCTATCGTGAAATTGGCCTAACATTCCCGTTTGAAATTCTGTGCCGCGAAAAAATGTTCAGCTCTGTATTAGTAAAAGTAAGACTAAGATGA
- a CDS encoding DNA topoisomerase 3: MRLFIAEKASLAKAIIEAHPGKIKSRDRLSVTMDNGDTVCWSAGHILTMRTPDMIDAEYKRWRVAPLPIIPREWPKLPDQEKKDLLANIGRLLKEAESVVHAGDADREGQLLVDEILQYFKFKGEVKRLLITDLNASAIRAAINEMRPNLEYKNLSSSAEARHRADWIFGFNLTRLFTCTTERGRGEIISVGRVQTPTLALVVNRDLLIENFISKPFYDVKARSVIKNGEFTASWKPKEDQEGLDEEGRVVDRGAISKLEKKLAGKVGRVSNFEKKSSLAQPPLPHSLPTLQSEAAKKYDISPADTLKIAQRLYELKYTTYPRSDCQYLPESLYENRARVLGVIKKSSPEYETYNFDAALKSAAWNTGKIEEHFAIVPTGEIPRNLSEEEQLIFDLIARRYAAQFLPPQEFAVVSIEYDIEEEFFKATSRQCTKEGWHLLYGKERDGEEDEREPETRIPDAVTGEPVGIRELMISERKTTPPKRFTESTLLDAMNHIHLYVGDPEVKKILKETSGIGTAATQAKIIETLQQRQFIVKDKKALISTPKGRKLIAEIDDMLRNPDMTALWEAALRDIQRGERDIDSFIGEISDTVKKMTEQRKKTAREYIPASPQREEPQGTQCPGCQGNRMLLRIGRDKKNKFWACSDCGLILSNERGKPQKTAVCPICGHLSVRIKGTRGYFWLCRNQKCKKTFEDNRGKLVVPK, translated from the coding sequence ATGAGACTCTTCATCGCAGAAAAAGCCTCGCTGGCAAAGGCCATCATCGAGGCTCATCCTGGTAAGATAAAATCACGTGACAGACTGTCTGTGACAATGGATAACGGAGACACCGTCTGCTGGTCGGCCGGACATATTTTAACGATGCGCACGCCGGATATGATCGACGCCGAATATAAAAGATGGCGCGTCGCGCCGCTGCCGATAATTCCGCGGGAATGGCCGAAACTTCCGGATCAGGAGAAAAAAGATCTGCTGGCAAACATCGGCAGACTGCTCAAAGAGGCCGAGAGCGTCGTCCACGCCGGCGACGCCGACAGAGAGGGGCAGCTGCTCGTAGACGAAATACTCCAATATTTCAAATTCAAAGGCGAGGTAAAGCGTCTGCTCATAACCGATCTGAACGCCTCCGCAATACGGGCGGCGATAAATGAGATGCGTCCCAACCTGGAATACAAAAACCTTTCAAGCTCGGCGGAGGCGCGTCATCGGGCAGACTGGATATTCGGCTTCAACCTTACAAGGCTCTTTACCTGCACCACCGAAAGAGGCAGGGGCGAGATCATCTCCGTCGGCAGGGTTCAGACGCCCACGCTTGCGCTCGTGGTAAACCGCGACCTGCTGATAGAAAATTTCATCTCCAAACCCTTCTACGACGTCAAGGCACGCAGCGTCATCAAAAACGGGGAATTTACCGCCTCCTGGAAGCCGAAAGAAGACCAGGAGGGGCTCGACGAAGAGGGGCGCGTCGTCGACCGCGGGGCCATCTCCAAGCTTGAAAAAAAGCTCGCCGGCAAGGTAGGCCGCGTCTCTAACTTTGAGAAAAAGAGCTCGCTGGCGCAGCCTCCGCTGCCGCACTCCCTGCCTACGCTGCAAAGCGAGGCGGCGAAAAAATACGACATCTCCCCCGCCGATACGCTGAAGATCGCACAGCGCCTCTACGAACTGAAATATACCACCTATCCGCGCTCCGACTGCCAATATCTCCCGGAATCGCTCTACGAAAACAGGGCGCGCGTTCTCGGCGTGATAAAAAAGAGCAGCCCGGAGTACGAGACCTATAACTTTGACGCGGCCCTCAAATCGGCGGCATGGAACACCGGCAAAATCGAAGAACACTTCGCTATCGTCCCCACAGGCGAAATACCGCGGAATTTAAGCGAAGAGGAACAGCTCATCTTCGACCTCATAGCAAGACGGTACGCGGCCCAGTTCCTCCCTCCGCAGGAGTTCGCCGTCGTCTCGATCGAATACGACATCGAAGAAGAATTTTTCAAAGCCACGAGCCGTCAATGCACCAAAGAGGGCTGGCACCTGCTGTACGGCAAAGAGAGGGACGGCGAAGAGGACGAAAGGGAGCCGGAGACCAGGATCCCCGACGCCGTGACCGGCGAGCCGGTCGGCATCCGCGAGCTGATGATCTCGGAGAGAAAGACCACGCCGCCTAAACGTTTTACGGAATCTACGCTACTTGACGCCATGAACCACATTCACCTTTATGTCGGAGACCCGGAGGTAAAGAAAATCCTCAAAGAGACCTCCGGTATCGGAACGGCCGCCACGCAGGCAAAGATCATTGAGACGCTTCAGCAGCGGCAGTTCATCGTCAAAGATAAAAAGGCGCTCATCTCGACGCCTAAGGGGCGCAAACTCATCGCGGAGATCGACGACATGCTGCGCAATCCCGACATGACGGCGCTCTGGGAGGCGGCCCTGCGCGACATCCAGAGAGGTGAAAGGGATATCGACTCCTTCATCGGCGAAATATCGGATACCGTCAAAAAAATGACCGAACAGCGCAAAAAAACCGCCAGAGAATACATCCCCGCGTCGCCTCAAAGAGAGGAGCCGCAGGGAACCCAATGCCCCGGATGCCAGGGAAACCGCATGCTGCTGCGCATCGGCAGAGACAAGAAAAATAAATTCTGGGCCTGCAGCGACTGCGGCCTGATACTCTCCAACGAACGCGGCAAACCCCAGAAAACTGCCGTCTGCCCCATCTGCGGCCATCTGAGCGTGCGCATAAAGGGAACGCGCGGCTACTTCTGGCTCTGCAGAAACCAGAAATGCAAAAAGACCTTTGAGGACAACCGGGGAAAGCTGGTAGTTCCAAAATAA